One window of Thalassovita mediterranea genomic DNA carries:
- the pal gene encoding peptidoglycan-associated lipoprotein Pal: MRRLVLSTASLALILGAAACASKPDPVDNSASQVSDNGNANTGPVRESDIETPNRVIDAGPAAGSLEDFRVNVGDRVYFDLDQYRLDGDDQAVLQRQAAWLQNYPNVRILVAGNADERGTREYNLALGERRASVVRDYLVNLGVTPSRIDTVSYGKERPIAPESNEAAWAMNRNAFTQIMGGPSS, encoded by the coding sequence ATGCGTCGTCTAGTTCTTTCTACTGCTTCCCTCGCCCTGATCCTCGGCGCCGCTGCTTGCGCATCGAAGCCAGATCCGGTCGACAATTCGGCGTCGCAAGTTTCCGATAACGGCAATGCGAATACCGGTCCGGTCCGCGAGTCCGACATCGAAACTCCGAACCGCGTGATCGACGCTGGTCCGGCTGCTGGCTCTCTCGAAGACTTCCGCGTGAATGTCGGCGACCGCGTTTACTTCGACCTCGACCAGTACCGTCTCGATGGCGACGACCAGGCTGTGCTGCAGCGTCAGGCTGCCTGGCTGCAAAACTACCCGAACGTCCGCATCCTGGTTGCAGGCAATGCCGACGAGCGCGGCACCCGTGAGTACAACCTCGCACTCGGTGAGCGCCGTGCCTCTGTGGTTCGCGACTACCTCGTGAACCTTGGTGTTACGCCTTCGCGCATCGACACGGTTTCCTACGGCAAGGAGCGCCCGATCGCGCCAGAGTCGAACGAAGCTGCATGGGCGATGAACCGCAACGCGTTCACCCAGATCATGGGCGGCCCGAGCAGCTAA
- the ybgF gene encoding tol-pal system protein YbgF — MIRMVPLIAALALLAPIEAGAQSNRAPITRGATSGDLATTVNDMRQRMAQMDLEQKRLEDEINRLNGEVETLQFLLSQSRDESERMQRDDQRIGQSIRELTEQNERLQRQISALQEDVSQNRAEVDEVQETAPTTSRSETQTSSATEMRGTSNSGANSQERAPATTQTGDAGNPNYQGSLGTLSASDLPGEAGPLFAAAKSRLLKFDYAGAEEAFRAFLDRFSDDPQAGEAQYWLAETLFQQEAYGESGEAYLKMIREYPDDARAPDALVKLARSMRLVGDTDRACEALDVLPQQYPNASGVTRNLAALERTRAGCSA; from the coding sequence ATGATCCGTATGGTCCCGCTTATCGCCGCGCTCGCGCTGCTTGCCCCGATAGAGGCTGGCGCCCAGTCCAATCGCGCGCCCATCACCCGCGGCGCAACCAGCGGAGACCTGGCAACGACCGTCAATGATATGCGCCAGCGCATGGCGCAGATGGATCTGGAGCAGAAGCGTCTGGAAGACGAAATCAATCGTCTGAACGGCGAGGTCGAGACCCTGCAATTCCTTCTGTCCCAATCGCGCGATGAGTCCGAACGGATGCAGCGGGACGACCAGCGCATTGGCCAGTCCATCCGTGAGCTGACCGAGCAGAATGAGCGCCTTCAGCGCCAGATCTCCGCCCTGCAGGAGGACGTCAGTCAGAACCGCGCTGAGGTCGATGAGGTTCAGGAGACAGCGCCGACCACGAGCCGGAGCGAGACCCAGACGTCTTCAGCGACCGAGATGCGCGGAACCAGCAATAGCGGCGCGAACTCGCAAGAGCGGGCACCTGCGACAACGCAAACGGGTGACGCGGGCAATCCGAATTATCAAGGCTCGCTCGGTACGTTGAGCGCCAGCGACCTTCCGGGTGAGGCAGGCCCGCTTTTTGCGGCGGCGAAATCCCGCCTCCTGAAGTTTGACTATGCCGGCGCCGAGGAAGCGTTCCGTGCCTTCCTTGATCGTTTCTCTGATGATCCGCAGGCAGGCGAAGCGCAGTACTGGCTTGCCGAAACCCTGTTCCAGCAGGAAGCCTATGGCGAGTCCGGTGAGGCCTATCTGAAAATGATCCGCGAATATCCAGACGATGCGCGCGCGCCGGATGCGCTCGTCAAGCTGGCCCGCTCCATGCGGCTTGTTGGTGATACCGACCGCGCCTGTGAGGCTCTGGATGTCCTGCCGCAGCAATATCCGAACGCTTCGGGCGTGACGCGTAACCTCGCGGCCCTGGAACGCACGCGTGCAGGGTGCAGCGCCTAG